Proteins encoded together in one Impatiens glandulifera chromosome 1, dImpGla2.1, whole genome shotgun sequence window:
- the LOC124921605 gene encoding protein TRACHEARY ELEMENT DIFFERENTIATION-RELATED 7A-like has translation MAFVQNYGFPFYSPPPSPPSHSPFLPPPYHPSMQPPPSPSHPTFQPPPPSHPTLPPPPSHPLLPPPSPPSRVPPPPSHPLIPPPTPPSRVPPSPPHHLLPPPPPHHFTPPPPSLPPPSPGHHTIIIVVFVSLGGLFLLGCLSFALCCFLKKRKKKQINETEIVRVDEHLKIQEVVVPGPHGTQTVILNIDEDIHVEEEINKNELKLNKGSHHDHAITSESPQSKKAVEIAIAAASDTIQHYHDHKKS, from the coding sequence ATGGCTTTTGTCCAAAATTATGGCTTCCCATTCTATTCCCCACCACCATCACCCCCTTCCCATTCTCCCTTCCTTCCGCCACCCTACCACCCTAGCATGCAACCACCACCATCACCAAGTCATCCTACTTTTCAGCCACCACCACCAAGTCATCCTACTTTACCGCCGCCACCAAGCCATCCTCTTCTTCCACCGCCATCCCCACCAAGTCGTGTTCCACCGCCACCAAGCCATCCCCTTATTCCACCGCCAACCCCACCAAGTCGTGTTCCTCCATCACCGCCACATCATCTCCTTCCACCTCCTCCGCCACACCATTTCACTCCACCACCGCCTTCACTTCCACCACCATCTCCAGGACATCATACTATCATCATAGTGGTGTTCGTCTCATTGGGTGGTCTTTTCCTACTCGGGTGTCTCTCCTTTGCACTCTGTTGCTTTctcaagaagaggaagaagaaacaAATTAACGAGACCGAAATTGTGAGAGTTGACGAACACCTCAAGATTCAAGAAGTTGTAGTACCAGGTCCACATGGTACACAGACCGTCATACTAAATATTGATGAAGACATACATGTTGAAGAAGAGATCAACAAGAATGAGCTGAAACTTAACAAAGGGTCTCATCATGATCATGCTATTACTTCCGAATCCCCTCAATCGAAGAAGGCGGTTGAAATAGCCATAGCAGCAGCTTCTGATACAATCCAACATTATCATGATCACAAAAAGAGTTGA